CTTGGTTTAAAGCTAAATGCCAAATTTCTGACTGCAATTTTTAAAATTTTGGAAAGTCAAAATATAGCTGGAAAAATCCCGATTTTTTATTGTTCTTCTATTAAATTTAACTACTTTATATTGAAAATATATTTTATATAATTTTCAACATTTTCTGACAACTTTTCATCGCTCAAATTTTCAGTGTCAAAAATAAAATAATGGGGAATTAAATTTGCCTTAATGTATTTGACAGTGGCTTCAAAAGGAACTAAAATTTCATTCATTGAAAATCTAACGGAACCCTCTTTTGAATACTCCTGCTCTGGCCCTCCGACAGATACGGCAAAACCTATGTTTTTACCTTTAAGCCTGTATTCATTTCCGTAAGCCCAGTTATATGAAAGAACTTCATCAAACCATTTTTTTAATATTGGCGGACTGCTGTACCAGTAAAGCGGGAATTCAAAAATTATATTATTGTGTTTTGCAAGCAATTCCTGTTCCTTTTCAATGTTTATGTTCCAGTCTGGATATTCCTTGTAAAGTTCGTGGATTGTGATTTTATCAGGATATTTCCCCAATTCTTCTTTCCACCTTTTGTTAATTCTCGAATTTTCCATATCGGGATGTGCCAAGATAACTAAAGTTTTCATAATTTAATTTTTCCTTTCATTTTTATTCATAGTAACATTTTTTAAAATCAAACTCAAGAGTTTTGGCTGTTTTAAAATTATTTCAAAAACTATTTCTTTTCAGAAAACATAAAATCAAACTCATCATAATACAAATCCTTTGGTTTTCCATCTACTGTCTCTTCGTTAATGCTTCTTAAAGAAATTTTATAATTAATTTTTCCTATTGTTCCAATATATTCTAAATCTTTTTGTGAAACCTCATACACTGCATCATTTGCATCCTGTAATTTTAAAGTTTTTAATTTGGACACTATTTGCTTTACTGCATCTTCGTAATTTATTTTGGCAAGTTCTGTTCCATCTTTGCTGTTTATTGTGATTATTTTATTTTTTAAAATAATTTTATATTTTTCAGATTCATTTTCCTGATTTATCAAATCTTCATTATAAACATTTTTATAAGATATAAAGTTATCGTAACCTGCTATATCAGATATAACTTCAGCATTTTCAATATTTTTTACTTTATATGTGACAACTTTCCGTTCTTCATAATTTTCTCCATCATAACTTCTGTAAGAATAATCTTTCCAAGATTCTTTCACATCCAGTCCTTTTTCCAAATCTCCAAGAGTTGCATAAACTTCACCTTTTTCATTTTTGAAATTTAATTTCGCAATAGTGCTGTTATCAGATATGTATTGAATCGTTGTATGAATCTGGCTACCTTCTTCATCAGTCAGTTTTTGTGTAATTTTGGAAATTTTTCCATCTTTTAAAGCTCCATATTTTACAAGCATTCTTTTCAATCTTTGACTTTGGCTAAAATTACTAACATTTTTGGCACTAAGCGGAGTGTAAACTGAAATTATAAAACAGACAATTAAACTTATGAAAACTCCTGTAACATTCATTTTTCTTATGTATAAAATCATGCAGAAAAACAGCCAAAATATTGAAATTAGTACATAATAACGATTTTCAGTAATTCCATATTGATACGTTCTTTGAAAAACTGCAAATAGTGAAGCAAAAATTAAAGGTATCGAAAAATATGGAAAATATTTTTTAAAGTTCTCAAAAAATTTATCTTTCTGTGTAAATGGTGTTATTAAAATCATAACAGCGACACTAAGTGCTGTGTACCAAAGAACAAGGTGAGAAATTAATCCTTTTGGCAAATGCATGGATATAAGAACCTTCGCCATATAAATATATAAAACACCTGTGTAAATAATAATTAACGGAATAATTACAAATTTAATCAATAAATTAAAAATAAATGGAAATTCATAGTTTTCAAGATTATCATCAGTTTTTTTCAATAAAGATAAAAACAATGATTCTCCAAATACTTCAGCTATAAACCAGAAAAAGTACATAGATAATCTTAAAAACAAACTATCTTTATCATAAAAATTAAAAAATAAATAATTAACTGTTATCAGTATTATTTCAATTCCACCCCAGAGAACCGCAGCAAAAATTCCTGTTATAATAAAACTTGAAAATACTGACTGCAAATATTTTTCCTTATTTTCCTTTTTTAAAATAGGGATTAATAAAAATAAAATTATAGAAATCGGAATTAATGTAAAATAATAAATATTGTAATAATCATTAGTTCGTAAATATTCTACATAAAAAATAATTGATATAACAAGTGTTATAAGCGAATAAATTCCTCTTACTAGCCATCTATTTTTTTTATAAAAATATTTTTCTCGAACCATTTCAAACATCGCTGTAATAAAAACACTTCCAAACAAAAGCAAATTAATTTCAATAAAATAATCAGACTCAAAACTTCTAATTTCAGCTATATACACCCCTGTAATAAAATGCAAAAAAGTTAAAATAATCGTTATCGGAAATCTCTCAAATCCACTTTTAAAATGCAAAAGCAATTTTTTCACATTTTCTCTAATTTTTTTCATAAAAATCACCTCTTATCATATTTCAATCTCTTCTCAAAAATTAAATAATTAGAGCAAATTATTTATTTCATAATAATAATAGCACCTTTTTATTAAAGTAAAATGAGAAAATTATTTTATTTTCTTGTTTTCTACCTCAAAAAATTCAACAAAGAAAATAACTTAATTAAATAGATAAAAATTTTATTTAAGTGGTGTAGTAATGATAAAATTTAAATTTTAATTTTTTTATCTATCAAATAACAAATCAATGTGGTATAATTTGTCATAAAATATAAGTTATTTTATTTAAGTGGCAGATTTTCAAAAATTGTTAAATAAAATGATCAAAAGGGGGATTATTTATGAAAATAAAATATGTCATTATTTTTATAATGCTGTTAATTGGGGGAAATTTTTTAAGACTTCTAATTGAGGATAAAAATATTCCTGAAATTGAGATTAGTAAGGAAAAAAATTATAAAAAGGATAAGGCTAAAAAAGATGCTGATTTGACAAAAAGTAATGTAAAATTCGACATCAATAATGTTGAGTACAAGGATTTGCTAAAATTGGGGATTAATAAGAATAAGGCTGAAAAATTTGTGAAATATCGGGATGAAGTTGGGATTATTAAAGATATTAACGAAGTGAAAAATATTTCAGGGTTTGGGAAAACTGGATTAGAAACTGCACAAAAATTTTTGTTTGTGGATAATGAAAAAATTCAGAATCCAAATGAGAATTATGGACGTGAAATTACAAAATACAGCATTAACAAGTTAAATAGAAAAGAATTAAAAAAAATAGGATTTACAAATAAGGAAATAAAAAAATTACTTCCTGAAATTAAAAAAAGTAACATAAGATCAAATGTGGATTTGGAAAAGATTATTGGAAAAGAACGTTATGCAGAAATTGAAGATAAGATAAAATTTATGGAATAAAAATAATGTATTAAATTTTTTAAAATCTGCTGCTTAAATAATTTAATTTATTTAAAAAATCACTTTAAAAGAAAAAAGAGAAAGAGGATTAATTTATGATAAAAAAAGTATTGATTGCAAATCGTGGAGAAATTGCAGTTAGAATTATTAGAGCCTGTAGAAATATGGGGATTATGAGCGTTGCGATTTACTCAAAGGAGGATAAGGAGAGTCTTCATATAAAACTGGCGGATCAAAGTATCTGTATTGGGGAAGGGCCAGCAAGAAATAGTTATTTGAATAAGGAAAGTATTATTACAGCTGCCTTGAATGTGGGAGCGGATGCGATTCATCCTGGATATGGCTTTTTGTCAGAAAATTCAGAGTTTGTAAAAATGTGCGAGGAAAATGGGATAAACTTTATTGGGCCAACAGCCAAAGTTATTGACAGAATGGGGAATAAATCTCAGGCTAGAAAAACGATGATGGAGGCTGGTGTTCCAGTTGTGCCGGGAACAAAGGAGCCTGTTTATGACGTGGAGGCTGGAATGAAAGCTGCTGAAAACATCGGCTACCCTGTTATGGTAAAGGCTTCTTCTGGTGGTGGCGGAAAAGGGATGCGTGTTGTAAAAGATAGGGATGGATTTGAATTTTTATTTAATGTGGCTCAGCGGGAATCAATTAATGCGTTTGGCGACGACACTATGTACATTGAAAAATTTATAGAAGATCCGAGACACATTGAAATTCAGGTAATTGCTGATAATTTTGGCAATGTAGTGGCTCTTGGCGAAAGGGACTGCTCTGTTCAGAGAAATCATCAAAAATTAGTGGAAGAATCGCCATCTCCTGCAATTTCTGAAAAAACAAGGGAAGCTCTAAACAAATATGCGATTCTGGCGGCAAAAGCAGTAAATTACACAAACGCTGGAACGATAGAATTTATAATGGGTGCGGATGGCTCATATTATTTTATGGAAATGAATACCCGAATCCAAGTGGAGCATGGAGTTACTGAAATGGTAACAGGAACGGACTTGATAATTGAACAGATTAGAGTGGCAATGAATGAAAAATTAAGTTTCACACAAGAAGACATACAATTGCGAGGACATGCGATAGAATGCCGTATAAATGCAGAAATTCCTGAAAAAAACTTTATGCCAAGTCCTGGCAAGATAATAAATATGCACTTGCCAGATGGCAATGGAATAAGAGTTGACACTGCTATTTACACAGGCTACACAATACCAACAGAATACGACTCAATGATTGTCAAAATTATAGTTCACGCTCCAACTCGTGAAATGGCACTTCAAAAAATGCGTTCAGCACTAAACGAAACTGTTATTTTAGGTATAGAAACTAACCTAGATTTTCAATATCAAATTATGAGAAACGAGGTTTTCTGTCAAGGAAAGGCAACTACAAGTTTTATTGAAAATGTATTGCTTTATTAAAAATTTAAAATGAAAAGAGGTAAAATATGGCTTTTAAAGTGGATTTGAACTGTGATTTGGGAGAAAGTTTTGGTAATTATAAAATTGGAGGAGATGATAAAATTATTCCACTTATTTCCAGTGCTAATGTAGCTTGCGGATTTCATGCAGGAGATCCTGTCGTTATGAAAAAAACGATAGAAACTGCTAAAAAAAATAACATTGGAA
The Leptotrichia trevisanii DSM 22070 DNA segment above includes these coding regions:
- a CDS encoding helix-hairpin-helix domain-containing protein yields the protein MKIKYVIIFIMLLIGGNFLRLLIEDKNIPEIEISKEKNYKKDKAKKDADLTKSNVKFDINNVEYKDLLKLGINKNKAEKFVKYRDEVGIIKDINEVKNISGFGKTGLETAQKFLFVDNEKIQNPNENYGREITKYSINKLNRKELKKIGFTNKEIKKLLPEIKKSNIRSNVDLEKIIGKERYAEIEDKIKFME
- a CDS encoding DUF4153 domain-containing protein, with amino-acid sequence MKKIRENVKKLLLHFKSGFERFPITIILTFLHFITGVYIAEIRSFESDYFIEINLLLFGSVFITAMFEMVREKYFYKKNRWLVRGIYSLITLVISIIFYVEYLRTNDYYNIYYFTLIPISIILFLLIPILKKENKEKYLQSVFSSFIITGIFAAVLWGGIEIILITVNYLFFNFYDKDSLFLRLSMYFFWFIAEVFGESLFLSLLKKTDDNLENYEFPFIFNLLIKFVIIPLIIIYTGVLYIYMAKVLISMHLPKGLISHLVLWYTALSVAVMILITPFTQKDKFFENFKKYFPYFSIPLIFASLFAVFQRTYQYGITENRYYVLISIFWLFFCMILYIRKMNVTGVFISLIVCFIISVYTPLSAKNVSNFSQSQRLKRMLVKYGALKDGKISKITQKLTDEEGSQIHTTIQYISDNSTIAKLNFKNEKGEVYATLGDLEKGLDVKESWKDYSYRSYDGENYEERKVVTYKVKNIENAEVISDIAGYDNFISYKNVYNEDLINQENESEKYKIILKNKIITINSKDGTELAKINYEDAVKQIVSKLKTLKLQDANDAVYEVSQKDLEYIGTIGKINYKISLRSINEETVDGKPKDLYYDEFDFMFSEKK
- the accC gene encoding acetyl-CoA carboxylase biotin carboxylase subunit; its protein translation is MIKKVLIANRGEIAVRIIRACRNMGIMSVAIYSKEDKESLHIKLADQSICIGEGPARNSYLNKESIITAALNVGADAIHPGYGFLSENSEFVKMCEENGINFIGPTAKVIDRMGNKSQARKTMMEAGVPVVPGTKEPVYDVEAGMKAAENIGYPVMVKASSGGGGKGMRVVKDRDGFEFLFNVAQRESINAFGDDTMYIEKFIEDPRHIEIQVIADNFGNVVALGERDCSVQRNHQKLVEESPSPAISEKTREALNKYAILAAKAVNYTNAGTIEFIMGADGSYYFMEMNTRIQVEHGVTEMVTGTDLIIEQIRVAMNEKLSFTQEDIQLRGHAIECRINAEIPEKNFMPSPGKIINMHLPDGNGIRVDTAIYTGYTIPTEYDSMIVKIIVHAPTREMALQKMRSALNETVILGIETNLDFQYQIMRNEVFCQGKATTSFIENVLLY
- a CDS encoding NAD(P)H-dependent oxidoreductase, encoding MKTLVILAHPDMENSRINKRWKEELGKYPDKITIHELYKEYPDWNINIEKEQELLAKHNNIIFEFPLYWYSSPPILKKWFDEVLSYNWAYGNEYRLKGKNIGFAVSVGGPEQEYSKEGSVRFSMNEILVPFEATVKYIKANLIPHYFIFDTENLSDEKLSENVENYIKYIFNIK